From the Acidovorax carolinensis genome, one window contains:
- the trbL gene encoding P-type conjugative transfer protein TrbL, with protein MNDVTIIDRFLNTFSTYIDSGFGLLQGEVAFLTATLIVIDMTIAGLYWAMSHATGQGDDVIAKLLRKVLYVGAFAYILNNFNWLASIVFRSFAGLGLTATGSAITMENFLQPGRLAKTGIDAGAPILEQIGDMAGFPEVFVNLDPIVVMFLAWLVVVLCFFVLAIQLFITLIEFKLTTLAGFVLVPFALWNKTAFLAEKVLGNVVSAGIKVLVLAVIVGIGSGLFAEFQVPPAEPSIDHALVIMLASLTLLALGIFGPGIATGLVSGAPQLGAGAMAGAVVGAAGTAVAVGAVATGVGGAVMAGARMAPAAAKLAGSGARAAASTANSARSAFQAGSSAAGGGAKGAMAGLGNVAKTGAQSAGRGAASRASAFGQKMTSSFRGGWNGPADDGASAASGQASTGEAAAGGANAQKQEQPAWAKRLNRRQQLTHAATTTAHTLRGGDGGGSGQGPSLRDSDS; from the coding sequence ATGAATGACGTGACCATCATCGATCGCTTCCTCAACACGTTCTCCACCTACATCGACTCGGGGTTCGGGCTGTTGCAGGGTGAAGTGGCGTTTCTCACCGCCACGCTGATCGTCATCGACATGACGATCGCAGGGCTGTATTGGGCCATGAGCCACGCCACCGGCCAGGGCGATGACGTGATCGCCAAGCTGCTGCGCAAGGTGCTCTACGTCGGCGCATTCGCCTACATCCTCAACAACTTCAACTGGCTGGCCAGCATCGTGTTCCGCTCCTTCGCCGGGCTGGGCCTGACGGCCACCGGCTCGGCCATCACGATGGAGAACTTCTTGCAGCCTGGTCGACTGGCAAAAACCGGCATCGACGCTGGCGCGCCGATTCTGGAGCAGATCGGCGACATGGCAGGCTTTCCCGAGGTGTTCGTGAACCTCGATCCCATCGTGGTGATGTTCCTTGCCTGGTTGGTCGTGGTCTTGTGTTTCTTCGTGCTGGCGATCCAGCTTTTCATCACGCTGATCGAGTTCAAGCTGACCACCCTCGCTGGCTTCGTGCTGGTGCCGTTCGCGCTCTGGAACAAGACCGCGTTCCTGGCCGAGAAGGTGCTGGGCAACGTCGTGTCCGCCGGCATCAAGGTGCTGGTGCTGGCCGTGATCGTGGGCATCGGCTCGGGCCTGTTCGCGGAGTTTCAGGTGCCTCCCGCCGAGCCGTCGATCGACCACGCGCTGGTCATCATGCTCGCCTCGCTCACTTTGTTGGCGCTTGGCATTTTCGGCCCTGGCATCGCCACGGGCCTCGTATCTGGTGCGCCGCAGCTTGGCGCGGGTGCGATGGCGGGTGCCGTTGTCGGCGCCGCCGGGACGGCCGTTGCTGTCGGCGCCGTCGCGACTGGCGTAGGTGGCGCCGTCATGGCCGGGGCGCGCATGGCGCCGGCCGCCGCCAAGCTGGCCGGAAGTGGTGCGCGTGCGGCCGCTTCGACGGCCAACAGTGCCCGGTCGGCGTTCCAGGCGGGTTCTTCCGCCGCAGGCGGTGGTGCGAAGGGCGCAATGGCCGGCTTGGGAAACGTCGCCAAGACTGGCGCGCAGTCTGCCGGACGGGGCGCAGCGTCCCGCGCATCCGCCTTCGGCCAGAAGATGACCAGCTCCTTCCGTGGCGGGTGGAATGGCCCGGCTGACGACGGCGCGAGTGCGGCATCCGGCCAGGCCTCCACAGGCGAAGCCGCAGCGGGCGGCGCCAACGCGCAGAAGCAAGAACAGCCCGCTTGGGCCAAGCGGCTGAACCGCCGCCAACAACTCACCCATGCCGCGACCACCACCGCCCACACGCTGCGCGGTGGCGATGGCGGCGGCTCCGGCCAGGGGCCGAGCCTGCGTGATTCCGATTCATAA
- the trbJ gene encoding P-type conjugative transfer protein TrbJ: MKIRALSISLAVTLSLSLLTSSPALAWRIVFDPSNYVQNTLTAIRTLEQINNQIQQLQNEAQMLMNQARNLASLPSSVVGRLRANLTTTERLIAQARGLAYDVTNLDQEFARLYPEQYAPTVSGDQMVRDAQERWKNTLNGLQTTMQMQAQVSQNLGEDESVLADLVGKSQSAQGALQAMQAMNQLLALQAKQSIQSQRLQITQDRAASLELARQAAATERAREVRRRFLGDGTPYTPQRVDFYSN; encoded by the coding sequence ATGAAGATCCGCGCGCTTTCCATTTCGCTCGCCGTCACGCTGTCGCTCTCGCTGTTGACCTCGTCACCTGCATTGGCCTGGCGCATCGTCTTTGATCCGTCCAACTATGTACAGAACACGCTGACCGCGATCCGCACGCTGGAGCAGATCAACAACCAGATCCAGCAGCTTCAGAACGAAGCGCAGATGCTGATGAACCAGGCGCGCAACCTCGCCAGCCTGCCGTCCAGCGTGGTCGGCCGGTTGCGTGCCAACCTGACGACGACCGAGCGGCTGATCGCCCAGGCGAGGGGCTTGGCCTACGACGTGACGAATCTGGATCAGGAGTTCGCGCGCCTGTACCCCGAGCAGTACGCCCCTACCGTGAGCGGCGACCAGATGGTCCGCGACGCGCAGGAGCGTTGGAAGAACACGCTCAACGGCTTGCAGACCACCATGCAGATGCAGGCGCAGGTGTCGCAGAACCTGGGCGAAGACGAAAGCGTGCTGGCCGACCTTGTTGGCAAGAGCCAGTCGGCCCAAGGCGCGCTGCAAGCTATGCAGGCCATGAACCAGTTGCTGGCCTTGCAGGCCAAGCAGTCGATCCAATCGCAGCGGCTCCAGATCACGCAAGACCGGGCCGCTTCGCTGGAGCTGGCGCGGCAGGCTGCGGCTACGGAGCGCGCCCGCGAAGTGCGGCGGCGCTTCCTGGGCGATGGCACGCCGTACACGCCGCAGCGCGTGGATTTCTACAGCAACTGA
- the trbE gene encoding conjugal transfer protein TrbE: MQNLAEYRQRPALLADWLPWAGLVAPGVVLNKDGSFQRTARFRGPDLDSATQGELIATSARLNNALRRLGSGWALFIEAERSAAADYPHSAFPEPLSWLVDEERRATFEESGKHFESGYHLTLVYLPPEESRARAAGMLYENRPTEGVDWRERLTAFVAETDRVFDLLDGVMPEIAWLDDGQTLTYLHSTISTRRYPLAVPEVPFHIDALLTDSALIGGLAPMLGEQHLRVASVRGFPTSTWPGILDDLNRLGFAYRWSTRFLCLDKAEAERELGRLRRQWFAKRKNVIALLRETIFQQESPLVDTDANNKAADADAALQELGSDQVAFGYLTATVTVMDTDAAVADEKLRMVERVIQGRGFVTIPETLNAVDAWLSSIPGNAYANVRQPIVSTLNLAHMMPVSAVWAGPEKNDHLDGPPLIVTRTDGATPFRLVTHIGDVGHTLVAGPTGMGKSVLLAMLAVQFRRYRGSRIFAFDMGRSMRATILGLGGEHYDLGTDGEIAFQPLARIDREGYRTWAAEWIEGRLLHEGVAVGPDEKAAIWSALGSLAGAPVEQRTMTGLSVLLQSNALRQALVSYVLDGAHGKLLDADHDRLGMADVQCFEMEELMHSKAAVMAVLHYLFARFDERFDGAPTLLILDEAWLFLDDPVFAARIRQWLKTLRKKNVSVIFATQSLADIKDSSIAPAIIESCASRIFLPNPQATEPQIRTIYEGFGLNRRQIEIVATAQPKRDYYYQSRLGNRLFDLDLGAATLAFAGASTQQDQRDMDRVLLDAGVPGFAGAWLRHSSLDWAADLLPSFPGLAPGSSPTADHPQENQP, from the coding sequence ATGCAGAACCTCGCCGAATACCGCCAGCGGCCCGCATTGCTCGCCGACTGGCTGCCGTGGGCCGGGCTGGTCGCGCCGGGTGTCGTCTTGAACAAGGACGGCAGTTTCCAGCGCACGGCGCGCTTTCGCGGGCCTGACCTCGACAGTGCCACGCAGGGCGAATTGATCGCCACGTCGGCACGCTTGAACAACGCGCTGCGCCGCTTGGGTTCGGGCTGGGCATTGTTCATCGAGGCCGAGCGCAGCGCCGCCGCCGACTATCCGCACTCGGCGTTCCCCGAGCCGCTGTCGTGGCTGGTGGACGAGGAACGCCGGGCCACCTTCGAGGAATCGGGCAAACACTTCGAGAGCGGCTATCACCTGACGCTGGTGTACCTGCCGCCCGAGGAATCACGCGCCCGCGCGGCGGGGATGCTGTACGAGAACCGTCCCACCGAAGGCGTGGACTGGCGCGAGCGCCTGACGGCCTTCGTGGCGGAAACGGATCGCGTCTTCGACCTGCTCGATGGCGTGATGCCGGAAATCGCCTGGCTCGATGACGGGCAGACGCTGACCTACCTGCATTCGACCATCTCGACGCGGCGCTATCCGCTGGCGGTGCCCGAGGTTCCGTTCCACATCGACGCGCTGCTGACCGATTCCGCACTGATCGGTGGCCTGGCGCCCATGCTGGGCGAGCAGCACCTGCGCGTGGCGTCGGTGCGGGGTTTCCCGACCTCGACCTGGCCGGGGATTCTGGACGACCTCAACCGCCTCGGCTTTGCGTATCGCTGGTCAACCCGGTTCTTGTGCCTCGACAAGGCCGAAGCGGAACGGGAATTGGGGCGCCTGCGCCGCCAGTGGTTCGCCAAGCGCAAGAACGTCATCGCGCTGCTGCGCGAAACGATCTTCCAGCAGGAAAGCCCGCTGGTGGATACCGACGCCAACAACAAGGCAGCCGACGCCGACGCTGCCTTGCAGGAGCTGGGCAGCGATCAGGTCGCCTTCGGTTATCTGACGGCGACCGTCACCGTCATGGACACGGACGCCGCCGTGGCAGACGAGAAGCTGCGCATGGTTGAGCGCGTCATCCAGGGCCGGGGCTTCGTCACCATCCCCGAAACGCTCAACGCCGTGGATGCGTGGCTGTCCTCGATCCCCGGCAACGCCTACGCCAATGTGCGCCAGCCCATCGTCTCGACGCTGAACCTGGCGCACATGATGCCAGTGTCGGCGGTGTGGGCCGGTCCGGAGAAGAACGACCACCTCGACGGACCGCCGCTGATCGTCACGCGCACCGATGGCGCCACGCCGTTCCGGCTGGTGACGCACATCGGCGACGTGGGCCACACGCTGGTCGCTGGCCCGACGGGCATGGGCAAGTCCGTTTTGCTCGCCATGCTGGCGGTGCAGTTTCGCCGCTATCGCGGCTCGCGCATCTTCGCCTTCGACATGGGCCGCTCGATGCGGGCCACGATCCTGGGCCTGGGCGGTGAGCACTACGACCTGGGAACGGACGGAGAAATCGCCTTCCAGCCCTTGGCCCGCATCGACCGCGAGGGCTACCGCACCTGGGCCGCCGAATGGATCGAAGGCCGCTTGTTGCACGAAGGCGTGGCGGTCGGCCCCGACGAGAAAGCGGCTATCTGGTCGGCGCTGGGAAGCCTCGCCGGTGCGCCTGTGGAGCAGCGCACGATGACGGGGCTTTCCGTGCTGCTGCAATCGAACGCGCTGCGGCAGGCGCTCGTGTCCTATGTGCTCGACGGCGCACACGGCAAACTGCTGGACGCCGACCACGACCGGCTTGGCATGGCCGACGTGCAGTGCTTCGAGATGGAGGAGCTGATGCACAGCAAGGCTGCCGTCATGGCAGTGCTGCATTACCTGTTTGCGCGCTTCGATGAACGCTTTGACGGTGCGCCCACGCTACTGATCCTCGATGAAGCCTGGCTGTTTCTCGATGACCCGGTATTCGCGGCACGCATCCGGCAGTGGCTCAAGACGCTGCGCAAGAAGAACGTCTCGGTGATCTTCGCTACGCAAAGCCTTGCCGACATCAAGGATTCGAGCATCGCGCCCGCGATCATCGAGAGCTGCGCCAGTCGCATCTTCCTGCCAAATCCGCAGGCCACCGAGCCGCAGATTCGCACGATCTACGAGGGCTTCGGCCTCAACAGGCGACAGATCGAGATCGTCGCCACCGCGCAGCCCAAGCGCGACTACTACTACCAATCCCGCCTCGGCAATCGCCTGTTCGACCTCGACCTGGGGGCCGCGACGCTGGCCTTCGCGGGCGCTTCCACGCAGCAAGACCAGCGAGACATGGACCGCGTGCTGCTGGATGCCGGCGTGCCCGGCTTCGCGGGCGCCTGGCTGCGCCATAGCAGCCTCGATTGGGCGGCCGACCTGCTGCCCTCGTTCCCCGGCCTTGCGCCGGGTTCCTCTCCTACCGCTGACCACCCACAGGAGAACCAGCCATGA
- a CDS encoding EexN family lipoprotein, translated as MNLLRITASLSLTVLLAACSRSEAPKPADLPSVEELATDPVRLKELRKQCKTDRPTMGDVLCNRVGEATNQRFFGDGKVPYTPPKEPPKF; from the coding sequence ATGAACCTGCTCAGGATCACCGCATCGCTTTCGCTGACGGTACTGTTGGCTGCTTGTAGCCGGTCGGAGGCGCCCAAGCCCGCCGACCTCCCGAGCGTAGAGGAGCTGGCCACCGACCCCGTGCGCCTGAAGGAACTGCGCAAGCAGTGCAAAACGGATCGCCCGACGATGGGCGACGTGCTGTGCAACCGCGTTGGCGAGGCCACGAACCAACGCTTCTTCGGCGATGGCAAAGTGCCCTATACGCCGCCGAAGGAGCCACCCAAGTTCTAA
- a CDS encoding ribbon-helix-helix protein, CopG family, giving the protein MSQHRLNLFIQPEHAKRLDELAAKKGVSKSSIVAAALASWLSPDAADQREAAIAKRLDRLSRQAERLERDQNIQIETLALFIRYFLTVSTPVPEAHQEAARAHGKARFEQFVEQLGRHLMRGRSLVRDVVEELHPDPMRMDDAAAVAEARERAS; this is encoded by the coding sequence ATGAGCCAACACCGCCTGAATCTCTTTATCCAGCCGGAGCACGCAAAGCGCTTGGACGAGCTGGCCGCCAAGAAAGGCGTGTCCAAGTCGTCCATCGTCGCGGCGGCGCTCGCATCGTGGCTGTCGCCCGATGCCGCCGACCAGCGCGAGGCGGCCATCGCCAAGCGGTTGGATCGCCTATCGCGCCAAGCCGAGCGTCTGGAGCGCGACCAGAACATCCAGATCGAAACGCTGGCGCTGTTCATTCGCTACTTCCTGACCGTCAGCACGCCGGTTCCCGAAGCGCATCAGGAGGCGGCCCGCGCGCATGGCAAGGCGCGGTTCGAGCAGTTCGTCGAACAGTTGGGCCGCCACCTTATGCGCGGGCGCAGTTTGGTGCGTGACGTGGTGGAGGAACTGCACCCCGACCCGATGCGGATGGATGACGCGGCGGCAGTTGCCGAAGCGCGGGAGCGTGCCTCATGA
- a CDS encoding LysR substrate-binding domain-containing protein → MLTYYRDRTLAVAEELHFARAAERLHIEQSPLSRAIKELEVELGAQLFVRTSRSTRLTLAGKLLMESAPRVFLALEQARESVKAGANGFHGQLRIALSDGITPSRLPALLARCREEDPETEVRLFEVPLAQQLNGLRDDLYDAGFSMADEVGDGIIVEPAWEDELMVAVPARHPLLAYKRVPPEEVLRHPLVLGDPAICEGHARQIDRILRKQDREPLIVQYVATFDVMMTFVSAGLALGLAGAAHIGSSREPGVLGRPLAGKPPLLTTYLLRRDAEPSQPLARFIERVEALGPELPGR, encoded by the coding sequence TTGCTCACGTATTACCGGGACAGGACACTAGCCGTGGCAGAAGAACTCCATTTCGCTCGCGCGGCTGAGCGGTTGCACATCGAGCAATCGCCGCTGTCGCGAGCCATCAAGGAACTGGAGGTGGAATTGGGCGCACAACTGTTCGTGCGCACCAGCCGAAGCACGCGGCTGACGCTGGCGGGAAAGCTGCTGATGGAGAGCGCGCCCCGCGTGTTCCTGGCGCTGGAGCAGGCGCGCGAGAGCGTGAAGGCTGGGGCCAATGGCTTTCACGGCCAGTTGCGCATCGCCCTGTCCGATGGCATCACACCTTCACGCCTGCCGGCGCTGCTGGCGCGCTGCCGCGAGGAAGACCCGGAGACCGAGGTTCGCCTGTTCGAGGTGCCGCTGGCCCAGCAACTCAATGGCTTGCGCGATGACCTGTATGACGCGGGCTTTTCGATGGCAGATGAAGTGGGCGACGGCATCATCGTCGAGCCAGCCTGGGAAGACGAGTTGATGGTGGCGGTGCCCGCGCGCCACCCTCTGCTGGCCTACAAGCGGGTGCCGCCGGAAGAGGTGCTGCGCCACCCGTTGGTGCTGGGCGACCCGGCGATCTGCGAGGGCCATGCCCGGCAGATCGATCGCATCCTGCGCAAGCAGGACAGAGAGCCCTTGATCGTGCAGTACGTTGCCACGTTCGACGTGATGATGACCTTTGTTTCGGCCGGCCTGGCTCTGGGGCTGGCCGGTGCAGCGCACATCGGCTCCAGCCGTGAACCGGGGGTGTTGGGCCGACCGCTGGCGGGGAAGCCACCCCTGCTGACCACCTATCTGCTGCGCCGCGACGCCGAGCCCTCGCAGCCGCTGGCCCGCTTCATCGAGCGGGTGGAGGCCCTGGGGCCGGAGTTACCTGGCCGTTAG
- the trbF gene encoding conjugal transfer protein TrbF — protein MQFKRPQVRYADTPQPATPYQAAGQVWDERIGSSRVQAKNWRLMAFGCLTLALLMAGGLVWRSAQSIVTPYVVEVDSAGQVRAVGEAAAPYRPGDAQTAHHIARFVTLVRSLSIDPIVVRQNWLDAYDYTTDKGAAVLNDYARVNDPFARIGKESVTVQISSVVRASDTSFNVRWTERRYVNGAATGLERWTAVVSIVVQPPRTEERLRKNPLGIYVNGLSWSRELDSSEGAKP, from the coding sequence ATGCAATTCAAACGACCGCAGGTGCGCTACGCCGACACGCCGCAGCCTGCCACGCCGTACCAAGCTGCCGGCCAAGTATGGGACGAGCGCATTGGTTCGTCCCGCGTGCAGGCGAAGAACTGGCGCTTGATGGCCTTCGGCTGCCTGACGCTCGCGCTGCTGATGGCCGGCGGCCTGGTGTGGCGCTCGGCGCAGTCCATCGTGACTCCCTACGTGGTGGAGGTGGACAGCGCGGGCCAGGTGCGCGCCGTGGGCGAAGCCGCCGCGCCGTACCGGCCGGGCGATGCGCAGACCGCGCACCACATCGCGCGCTTCGTGACGCTGGTGCGCTCGCTGTCCATCGACCCGATCGTCGTCCGCCAGAACTGGCTGGACGCCTACGACTACACGACCGACAAGGGTGCGGCCGTGCTCAACGACTACGCGCGGGTCAACGACCCGTTCGCGCGCATCGGCAAGGAGTCGGTGACGGTGCAGATCAGCAGCGTCGTGCGCGCCAGCGACACGTCTTTCAACGTGCGCTGGACAGAACGCCGCTACGTCAACGGTGCCGCGACAGGCCTGGAGCGGTGGACGGCCGTGGTGTCCATCGTGGTCCAGCCGCCGCGCACCGAAGAACGCCTGCGCAAGAACCCCCTGGGCATCTACGTCAACGGCCTGTCGTGGAGCCGAGAACTGGATTCTTCTGAAGGAGCCAAGCCATGA
- a CDS encoding TrbC/VirB2 family protein, whose amino-acid sequence MTQMTIPALRISANPALRLARLRCLARPAGQGLLLAALLLFLAGTAQAAGSSMPWEGPLQSILESIQGPVARIVAVIIIIATGLALAFGDTSGGFRKLIQIVFGLSIAFAASSFFLSFFSFSGGAVV is encoded by the coding sequence ATGACGCAGATGACTATTCCTGCTCTCCGTATTTCTGCAAATCCGGCTCTGCGCCTTGCGCGGCTGCGCTGCCTGGCCCGCCCTGCGGGACAAGGGCTGCTGCTGGCCGCGCTGCTGCTGTTCCTGGCCGGAACCGCACAGGCCGCCGGTTCCTCCATGCCGTGGGAAGGCCCGCTGCAATCCATCCTCGAATCCATCCAAGGGCCGGTGGCGCGCATCGTCGCGGTCATCATCATCATCGCCACGGGCCTTGCGCTCGCGTTCGGCGACACGTCCGGCGGCTTCCGCAAGCTGATCCAGATCGTCTTCGGTCTGTCCATTGCCTTCGCGGCTTCCAGCTTCTTCCTGTCGTTCTTCAGCTTCTCCGGCGGGGCCGTCGTATGA
- a CDS encoding VirB3 family type IV secretion system protein produces the protein MSAATDLPGLEVPLHRSLTEPILMGGAPRTVAIANGTLAAAIGLGLQLWIPGVLLWIVGHSLAVWGARVDPQFMAVFARHIKHRPLLDV, from the coding sequence ATGAGCGCGGCCACCGATCTTCCGGGCCTCGAGGTGCCTCTGCACCGCTCGCTGACCGAACCGATCCTCATGGGCGGCGCTCCGCGCACCGTTGCGATTGCCAACGGCACGCTCGCCGCGGCTATCGGGCTGGGCCTGCAACTGTGGATTCCCGGTGTCCTGCTCTGGATCGTCGGCCATTCGCTGGCTGTGTGGGGTGCGCGTGTCGATCCGCAGTTCATGGCCGTGTTCGCGCGGCACATCAAGCACCGCCCGCTGCTGGACGTGTGA
- the trbG gene encoding P-type conjugative transfer protein TrbG, which produces MNDLFRKSALPVILLASTVLFTGCATQGKPPTISLDELVQAQPLPEPPAPVEVVAVPEVLPMPAQLKPLPEAEDAKPTPEPADEKVRVSRANAEARVAPTREGYVNAIQVWPFTDGALYQVYAAVGRVTVVSLQPGEELVTVAAGDTVRWIVGDTSSGSGADLRVNVLVKPIRSGLKTNLVITTSRRTYLLELASTEKTWMASVSWDYPRDRMLALQRQAQAASAAAPVDTGLALEKIRFRYAVSGSNPPWKPLRAFDDGEKVYIQFPAGIAQGELPPLFVIGVQGDGQLVNYRFRSPYYIVDRLFGAAELRLGGDGGDVVRIERTDGVARRN; this is translated from the coding sequence ATGAATGATCTTTTCCGTAAATCTGCCTTGCCGGTGATCCTGCTTGCATCGACTGTTCTGTTCACGGGCTGCGCCACGCAAGGCAAACCGCCGACCATCTCGCTCGATGAGCTGGTGCAGGCCCAGCCGCTGCCCGAGCCGCCTGCGCCGGTGGAGGTGGTGGCCGTGCCCGAGGTGCTGCCGATGCCGGCGCAGTTGAAGCCATTGCCCGAGGCCGAGGACGCCAAGCCCACGCCGGAGCCAGCCGACGAGAAGGTGCGCGTCTCGCGTGCCAATGCCGAGGCCCGCGTCGCGCCCACGCGCGAGGGCTACGTCAACGCGATTCAGGTGTGGCCCTTCACCGATGGCGCGCTGTACCAAGTCTATGCGGCCGTGGGCCGCGTGACCGTGGTTTCGCTCCAGCCGGGCGAGGAGCTGGTGACGGTCGCCGCCGGCGATACCGTGCGCTGGATCGTGGGCGACACGTCCAGCGGCAGCGGCGCCGACCTGCGCGTGAACGTGCTGGTCAAGCCGATCCGCTCGGGCCTCAAGACGAACTTGGTCATCACCACGAGCCGCAGGACGTACCTGCTGGAGTTGGCTTCGACGGAGAAGACGTGGATGGCCTCCGTTTCCTGGGACTATCCGCGCGACCGGATGCTGGCCTTGCAGCGCCAGGCGCAGGCGGCCAGCGCCGCCGCGCCAGTCGATACCGGCCTGGCGCTGGAGAAGATCCGCTTCCGTTACGCGGTATCGGGCAGCAACCCGCCGTGGAAGCCCCTGCGTGCCTTCGATGACGGCGAGAAGGTCTATATCCAGTTTCCGGCGGGCATTGCCCAGGGCGAGCTGCCGCCGCTGTTCGTCATCGGCGTGCAGGGCGACGGGCAACTGGTGAACTATCGTTTCCGCTCGCCGTACTACATCGTGGATCGCCTGTTCGGCGCGGCCGAACTGCGGCTGGGCGGCGATGGCGGCGACGTGGTGCGGATCGAGCGCACCGATGGCGTGGCGCGGAGGAACTGA
- a CDS encoding conjugal transfer protein TraG: MQGTNVLFGQIAVVFGIVIAGVWGATQWTAAALGYQVRLGSPWFDFLGTPIYHPWKLFEWWFVFDAYAPRVFDTGGAIAGGSGLLALVVAIGMSIWRSRQSRLVTTYGSARWANAEDIRKAGLTQSTGVFLGQHDRQYLRHEGPEHVLTFAPTRSGKGVGLVVPTLLSWPESAVIHDIKGENWSITAGWRSRFSHCLLFNPTDSRSAAYNPLLEVRRGAHEVRDVQNIADILVDPEGALEKRNHWEKTSHALLVGAILHVLYAGEDKTLRGVANFLSDPASPFELTLHRMMTTPHLGDGPHPVVASAAREVLNKSDNERSGVLSTAMSFLGLYRDPTVAEVTSRCDWRIADLIAAEHPVSLYLVVPPSDISRTKPLIRLILNQVGRRLTESLDGSDGIQRRHKLLLMLDEFPALGRLDFFETALAFMAGYGIRSFLIAQSLNQIDKAYGQNHSILDNCHVRVTFATNDERTAKRISETLGTATELRAQRNYAGHRLAPWLGHLMVSRQETARPLLTPGEVMQLPPDEAVVMVSSVAPIKAKKLRYYADSNFKRRVLRPPALADGQYADAPPSRPDDWSELAIPAVPAAPATASADGLGSTDDGGPRRQPELTETVTYDPELAAPAADLALLDDDEDLPLPLLRQLDPAMQRTARLASLDPNDGIEL; the protein is encoded by the coding sequence ATGCAAGGGACGAACGTGCTGTTCGGTCAGATCGCCGTGGTATTCGGCATCGTGATAGCCGGCGTGTGGGGCGCCACGCAATGGACAGCAGCGGCCCTTGGCTATCAAGTACGCCTTGGCTCGCCCTGGTTCGACTTTCTTGGCACGCCGATCTACCACCCGTGGAAACTGTTTGAGTGGTGGTTCGTTTTCGATGCCTATGCGCCGCGCGTGTTCGACACCGGCGGCGCCATCGCGGGCGGCAGCGGCCTGCTGGCGCTGGTGGTCGCCATCGGCATGTCGATCTGGCGCTCGCGGCAATCGCGCTTGGTCACGACCTACGGCTCGGCCCGCTGGGCGAATGCGGAGGACATTCGCAAGGCCGGCCTCACGCAGTCGACCGGCGTGTTCCTCGGCCAGCACGATCGCCAGTACCTGCGCCACGAAGGCCCGGAACACGTCCTGACCTTCGCGCCCACGCGCTCGGGCAAGGGCGTCGGCCTCGTAGTGCCGACCTTGTTGAGCTGGCCCGAATCCGCCGTCATCCACGACATCAAAGGGGAGAACTGGAGCATCACCGCCGGCTGGCGTAGCCGTTTCAGCCACTGCCTGTTGTTCAACCCCACGGATAGCCGGTCGGCCGCGTACAACCCGCTGCTGGAAGTGCGGCGCGGCGCGCATGAAGTGCGCGACGTGCAGAACATCGCCGACATCCTGGTCGATCCCGAGGGCGCGCTGGAGAAACGCAACCACTGGGAGAAGACCTCGCACGCGCTGCTGGTCGGCGCCATCCTGCATGTACTTTACGCAGGTGAGGACAAGACGCTACGCGGCGTTGCCAACTTCCTGTCCGATCCGGCCAGCCCCTTCGAGCTGACCCTGCACCGCATGATGACAACGCCCCACCTGGGCGATGGCCCGCATCCGGTGGTGGCCTCGGCGGCGCGCGAAGTGCTCAACAAGAGCGACAACGAACGCTCGGGCGTCCTGTCCACGGCCATGTCGTTCCTCGGCCTGTACCGCGATCCCACGGTGGCCGAAGTCACCTCGCGCTGCGACTGGCGCATCGCTGACCTGATTGCAGCCGAGCATCCGGTGTCGCTGTACCTCGTGGTGCCGCCATCGGACATCAGCCGCACGAAGCCGCTGATCCGGTTGATCCTCAACCAGGTCGGTCGGCGATTGACCGAATCGCTCGACGGCAGCGATGGCATCCAGCGCCGCCACAAGCTGCTGCTGATGCTCGATGAGTTCCCGGCGCTGGGCCGTCTGGACTTCTTCGAGACGGCGCTGGCCTTCATGGCGGGCTACGGCATCCGCAGCTTCCTCATCGCGCAGTCGCTCAACCAGATCGACAAAGCCTATGGCCAAAACCACTCGATCCTGGACAACTGCCATGTGCGCGTGACGTTCGCCACGAACGACGAGCGCACCGCCAAGCGCATCTCCGAGACGCTAGGCACGGCCACCGAACTGCGCGCCCAGCGCAACTATGCCGGCCACCGGCTGGCCCCATGGCTGGGGCACCTGATGGTGTCGCGCCAAGAAACGGCCCGCCCGCTGCTGACGCCGGGCGAAGTCATGCAGCTTCCGCCCGACGAGGCCGTGGTGATGGTGTCCAGCGTGGCACCGATCAAAGCCAAGAAGCTGCGCTACTACGCGGACAGCAATTTCAAGCGCCGCGTGCTGCGGCCGCCTGCGCTTGCGGATGGGCAGTACGCCGACGCGCCGCCGTCGCGGCCCGACGACTGGAGCGAGCTGGCGATTCCTGCCGTACCCGCTGCACCTGCCACGGCATCCGCCGATGGCCTGGGGTCCACCGATGACGGTGGCCCGCGCCGTCAGCCCGAACTCACCGAAACCGTCACCTACGACCCCGAGTTGGCCGCGCCCGCGGCCGACCTGGCGCTGCTCGATGACGACGAGGACCTGCCGCTTCCCCTTCTTCGTCAGCTCGATCCGGCCATGCAGCGAACGGCCCGGCTGGCATCCCTCGACCCCAACGACGGAATCGAGCTATGA